ttatttttttaagctgaTTTTTAAGTTTCCGACACGAAATTTTCCTAATAGAGCTATAGGCGAAGTGAAAATGATTGGGCACCCTAGCTTTACGAATGCATTTGGTAAGCAAGGTTTTTCCTTTGTCGCAAATGATTCTCATTCTCGTTTTCCTTCCTGTCcgcgtttattttcatttctatttcatttcttctcctttttatcTTGTTGTTGGCCTTTGTTTCTATTAATGTTTTCCTTTTATTACTAGTTGCTTGTCCGGCTTCTCGGTTATTGTTGTTCTGTGTGGGGGATATTTATGATAAAGTTCCATTAAATTGCAACAATTTAAGGTAACTCTTATCTGAAAGCGGAGGTGAAACCGAATGTGAAGtgtttgcctctgctctggttgaAACCCTCATCTATTTTTGATTATATTACCACTTATTTTATTTGGAGGCAGCGAGTTGATGAAAGCTCcgcgtttattttcatttctatttcatttcttctcctttttatcTTGTTGTTGGCCTTTGTTTCTATTAATGTTTTCCTTTTATTGCTAGTTGCTTGTCCGGCTTCTCGGTTATTGTTGTTCTGTGTGGGGGATATTTATGATAAAGTTCCATTAAATTGCAACAATTTAAGGTAACTCTTATCTGAAAGCGGAGGTGAAACCGAATGTGAAGtgtttgcctctgctctggttgaAACCCTCATCTATTTTTGATTATATTACGACTTATTTTATTTGGAGGCAGcgagttgatgaaagcttggagcgcTCGAGTGACTGTGCCAGAAGCAAAGAAAGAACGTTGTTTGGAAGAGATGTAATTTGAAACGGGCGAAGGGGGTTTAACGCTGGAAATGCATGGTCGGCAGAAACAACACTACACATATGTACAAATTATTTGTCAACTTTGAGGTTCTGTCTAATAGTACAGATAGGGAGAATACGATGATCCATCCGGTTGAAAATCTAAGCCTTGATAGTATTTATTTTTAGTTCAACTCTCTGTATCTCCTTTTCAAAATCCAGAAAATTTATTCGTGGTCCATGACAGATTTGAAAAAGATATCATTCGCAAATGAACCTCGCGTGCGGCGCGTGAAATTTTGTGCCATAATAATTCGCTCGATaacagtttttatttattttttcaagaCTTCACCTCCTGCGTATAGCACACGCGATACACATACATGTAACTATGAAAGCCCTAAGTCAATAGTTGCCCAAGATGAAGCGCATCAACCGGGATACTATATTTATTAGTTAATTAAATGATTGCCCTAAGTTTAAGAAGAACGTAAAGAAATTATGTCAACATATTAACTCAAATTCAAACGAATAGTGCGTGAGGCCAACTCAGATAATAAGAACGAGGTTTATAGAAATATAGAAAATAAGAGGGAGAACTATACAATATCACGCAATCTACTTTCTCAATATCATGTGTCATTTCAGAAAGGCAAGTCACAAGTTAGTCATGTTACAACTGAGAACGTGGGTCTGGAGATGTGAACTTTGAATTCAAGGACGCTCATCTTGCttggaaataaaataattgttcGTATTTAAATTACATTTACTTAAAACTTTTcactattttaaaaattatacttTATCGGATGTTCATAAAAGTATTTCTGGCTTTTAAACAATTGCTTGGCAATCTTCTGGTTATTTTGGTCACTTGTCATATATGGTCCGTTTACAATATCCGTAACTAGTTCTTTCACTCGCAAAGATCCCTCAATTGCCAGAATCGTTGTAATTAATAATTCGTAGTCTGAGTGCCTTAAGCCAATGCAATAAGAACGGGACGAACGTGCCAAGCTTGCAAATGTTGCATAAATCAGAGTCATACACTCGGAAATTCGAATAGCTTCAACCGACTCTTCCACAATTTCACTGCCAAATCTGCTAAGTAAGGTCTCCGTGGCCTCTCGCAAGCGCAATACGGATTGCTCTAAACATTTTGCTGCCAAGTCCAATGAAGGATGAACTTCGGCCTCCAAATGCAGTGTCAATTTAGGTGATTCTATTGACTGTTTTTCGAAAAGACGACCCAATACGTGCATTGGATAGAAAAGTGGATTGCGATCTTTTCGTATGACTTCGTGGATATTCATCTATTTCAATAGTGTAATCAATTAAATTGATCAAATAGGACAAGTAGATGATGCTTACCCCAGCGTATTGGATGCCACTCAGACCAATGTATATTCTCAAAGAGTCAAGCGGTTCGTTTTGTGTACACAACTGAGCTGCATTCCGAAGATGTAATTCCGAAGGTTGCCCAGCCTCCAGACACTTTGGTCCCAAGTAGTTCATACAATTAGTTGCTCCTTTCCAAAGACTCTCCAAGGCGTAAAGCTGTAACCATAAAATATAATTAAGTCCAAATATTTGGAAGAATGAAATATTACTTTCAATATTGCTGCTTCCAGTTCCACATCTTGATTTTGGAACTCATCCAGGAGACCTGTTGTTAGATATGACATACTTTCGATTGCATATGTGCTGCAAACAAGTCTCGCCAGCCGGTCACTTATGTGCTTCATATCCCTGCAAGAGAAAGCGTTTTCGTAAGTTTGTTAATGTCCAAAACTAGCTCGAAATACCCACTTTAAATAGATTCCATTCTGTTTTGTAAACGTGGCATGATGGGTCATATCTTTGATTATGTTCTTCAGCATTCCAGTACACAGAAGTCCGGATTTCAGTCGATTCAGCTTTAGTAAAGATTGGGTTACCATTCCAGATTCGCTCACTTCGCCTAGCATATTTTCTGAAAAGGAAGACATGCGATATTAGCGTATCTTCTCGTTGGACGGCAGGAGGTTTACCTTCTGGCACTGTAACTTTGCGTAACTGGACCGTTCCTTGACGAGCACCTTGAATTCCAAACGATTTCTTTGCTTCAACTTTAACTCCGGGCAAAGTAGAATCCACAAGAAAAACTGCAACACCATCTTCCATATTGCCCGACCTGTTCAACGTATTCACCTGAGCCACGACTAAGAATAAATTTGCATCCTGAGCGTTAATAACAAATGATTTTTCCCCATTCAGAGTCCACACTTTATCTGATTCGTTATATTCAGCAGTGGTTCCGAAAAACTGGTTTTCCGTAGGTTGTGATTCGAAAATAGCTTCAGAAGCAACGATTGAGCCTGGGGACCGCGAAATGCATATCAAGGAAACATTTCAAATGGATCTATTTAGACAACTTACCATCTACCATTCTGGGCAAGTACGTCTCTCTGATATTATCAGTTCCAAATTGCGCTATTACTTCTGATACCACCCTATGGGCCATCAGGGAAGTTGCTATGTCCACACTAATTTGTTCCGGTTCCGAAGCAACCGAGAGCTCAGAGGTCGTGTAACCTCTACCTCCATAAGTTTTCGGTACGCTGAAACTATACAGTCCTAGATTCTTCAGATTATCCTTTACTTCCCTGGGGATGTCTAGGGAGAATTCTTGAAATTTCGGAGCAATAGTGTCGCTGAAATATGATTTTACGGAAGCGATTTCCTCATCTAGTTTCGAGGTGTCATCACGAGATATTACTTCTGGGTATCGAAGCAGTTCCTTGTCTACAACGCCCAACATCAAGTTTTTGACGAGAGGCTTCCTTTGGGGGAGCTTGGCCTTAGACCCTGTGGAATCCGCAACCTCTTGCCGGCTGCCGTCATTGAAAGTTTCTGCAACCGGACTTCCTTTGGCGCTACTGCTTTTGCATTGCTTCTGGATGGATGGCAAGATGGAATCTCGTCGAAGGATGTTTCTTAAATTGTATTGTACACATAATCTTATCATTTTCACTAGCCGTCCTTTTTCTCCTAGTAAATTTTCACCGAACCGCGAACCAAAGAAACATAACCGCACTTGTCACTTTTGACAAAAAGAAATAGGGGGGGCAGTCAGCTGGTCCATATGAGGGTAAGTTGCTGAGTTCATAATTTATGGCTGAATGGCTCCATAAGCCATCAACAAATTTGACCGTTAACAATGTTACGAAGTTtcagcatatattttgtctggtTTTCAGTGATGAAAGGATTAATTGTAAAAGAAAGTgcttagtaataataatcaataATCTGATAAAAAGAATTTTATGGCTGACtctgaaaaaatgaaataaaaaaataaaaacctgtCCAACAGCAAGCTGGTCTGGGAGGTCTACGACACCTGCTACAAGAACAAATACTGGCAGCAGTACAAGAACAGCTCGAAGAGGTACAAGCCGAtcatcaagactgccaagaagCGGCcgtggctagactattgtcagaggaTTCAGTGAGATTCTAGTCAAGAAACATAGGTCGGAAGACCCATGAACAGAATCTTCTGTCTTTTGGCCAATTAGCCGCACCTCTTTCGTTTTGAAAACCATAGAGCGCGCTTTGGAGATCTACTTAAGGACGATCATGGAAAGAACGCAATCCAAACCTTAGCACGGTTGAAAGGCACAAACAAAATAGGGTAAAGCTGCCTTCCTGTATATAGGGAGAACGTTTAACAACGCAGCAATCAAGTAAGCTCTAATTAGAATGGTAGTGGAAGGATGTCTTACGCGTTGGATAGTACCGATGCTAAGAACCAGAACTTGGTGATATTGTTGTCGTGGATGTTTCTCCCCGTTATGAGTGAAATCATAGACAACGTATTGGGGAAGGTATGCCTGTGAGCTGCAAAATGCGGACTCgcgtaaatccaaccaaaatggaGTTGATGATATTTGCTATCAATAAAAGGGTGCCTGAATTCCGAATCCCACGAAACAAAGATTGACTCCTTATTCCAATGTAAAGTGTCTATTTGTGCTCGCGGATCCTAAGTTGCATTAGATACTAAACATGTAATGATGTCTTTGGCCGAAGAAGGTTTCTTTTGATGAACACCGCCGTAATATGTCGTAATAGAATTCAAAAAGTATGTAGTAATAAGACTCGAAAACGCGATCTGCCACCCTTCCTCCTCGACCTTCGTATTAAATACGCTATACGGTGCAATATTGTCAGACTATCTGAGTCCGAATATTGGACAGAGAAGTCCCACGGCAATAGTGACATCCTAGACTAAGTACCTCGTGATCTCTCTGCATTCCCAGTGACCTACACTACATGCAAGTCAAGCTTCACGAGTAACTTTGCTGTATGGGGGCTTCCCAATCAGCAGATCAGCAGAAAGGAGAATTGGCGACGGGTTGTAAGATTATTCTTCATCGATGGATCGAAGATGTTCTGTGAAGTCGCAGCGGCGATTTTCTTGGATACTCGGTACCCGGTGGTGACATCACAGGAACACGCTGGCTTAATGGAGGGACATGCTCAAAGTCAATTTCCTATAGGGGGACATTGAGAAGGAATGAGTGGGCAAACTATCAGGCGGAGGTCTGCTTTTAGCAATTTCTCAGTGGGAACAGTCTGCGTTTAGCTGCAACTATGAAGGATGGAATCAAGTCGCGTTTGCTGACTTTAGATAGCGAAGGCTCACTCCCTGTGCCAAGTCATGGAGGATTCGGCCCGCCTATAACAAGACTCGATCGTGAGAGCTTTTGTGTCAGACGCATGTACTGGCCTATgtgggaccatgccgccaaacTTGGCACagtctacaattcgcattgcagaCGCTGCATAAAGGAGGGAGAAACCCCAATACTTTCTTTTCGATTGCTCAGTTCTACGTAGAGCCATCCTGAGGACGCTAGGTTAAATATACTTCGGGGCCCTCAAGGAAACCTCTAgttgaagggtgttagagctCCTTCCTTTCGCGAATGGTACTACCTGAcactgaagatctgagctggcTGGACATTGCTCCGTTGCTCTTTCCACAGCACTCATGATCTTAGGAGTTcgtgacatcaaaacggcgcaccccAGCGCTAATTGTGCTCCGCAGAGCACTTATACTTACCCACCTTCctggaaaaatgcaaattgttTGGTcttctgaaaaaatattttgttcaaAACGGACGATGTGTGATAAAAGTTTCAGCTCATTTGCACATTTGGGGTACACTAAGGCTATACATGAGGCCTCAGAAAAAATTCCAACAACTCCACAAATATGTGCAGCTTCGACTTAACAACGAGATTAAGGGCTTTTTGTTTGGTAAATTTGCACCTGTTCTCCTGAGGAAGCAAACCTGAATAATAATCAGGAGATGATCTGCGCATGTAATTTGAAAAGCTGGTTGACTCTTGAATTTCCACATTATAACATTGTAGGTGCTTCCCCGTATCCGTCTCTTCACAGAGTTGTTTAAAGTAGTTAGTCTTGCTTCGTTATATAGTTAGCTTGAGATTTCTTCAGGATTCGTTTCAGACACGCTGCTTTACCTCATGGTGAGTTCTACTCAGTACTCTCCGGGCCGATCTTCTGACCCGATGACACACCGATCGAATATCAGGCAGTTTACTGTTCCAAAAGCACTCAGACCTTCTATTGGGGAAAGTATATTGTCTCGGGATCAATAAATAATATAGAACGTTTTCGTTGAGAGTGTATCCGGTATAGTGTATTGGTCCAACCACATATTTAAAAATGTCAATTGCTTTCACATACTAACCTGATGTTGTCCACACACGGTATCTATTAAACGGATCGTTAGCTAATATGATTTCTAACTGCGCGGAGCCTCAAAAAAATGCCATCTTGTATTCGTCACAGAACTTGCCATTCTGTAACCCatacattaaagtcaccggcattGACTTTCGGTCTCCGTCCTCCAAGATCAATCTGTCCAACATGTCTTAGAAATCAGCCAACGtcaagcttggtggaagcaaCTAGCGACGTACAGGGCGTGATTGAGTTAGCGCCTCTTTTAACTCCTTTTCATCGCAGAGCATGC
The DNA window shown above is from Hermetia illucens chromosome 5, iHerIll2.2.curated.20191125, whole genome shotgun sequence and carries:
- the LOC119658054 gene encoding complex I assembly factor ACAD9, mitochondrial; this encodes MIRLCVQYNLRNILRRDSILPSIQKQCKSSSAKGSPVAETFNDGSRQEVADSTGSKAKLPQRKPLVKNLMLGVVDKELLRYPEVISRDDTSKLDEEIASVKSYFSDTIAPKFQEFSLDIPREVKDNLKNLGLYSFSVPKTYGGRGYTTSELSVASEPEQISVDIATSLMAHRVVSEVIAQFGTDNIRETYLPRMVDGSIVASEAIFESQPTENQFFGTTAEYNESDKVWTLNGEKSFVINAQDANLFLVVAQVNTLNRSGNMEDGVAVFLVDSTLPGVKVEAKKSFGIQGARQGTVQLRKVTVPEENMLGEVSESGMVTQSLLKLNRLKSGLLCTGMLKNIIKDMTHHATFTKQNGIYLKDMKHISDRLARLVCSTYAIESMSYLTTGLLDEFQNQDVELEAAILKLYALESLWKGATNCMNYLGPKCLEAGQPSELHLRNAAQLCTQNEPLDSLRIYIGLSGIQYAGMNIHEVIRKDRNPLFYPMHVLGRLFEKQSIESPKLTLHLEAEVHPSLDLAAKCLEQSVLRLREATETLLSRFGSEIVEESVEAIRISECMTLIYATFASLARSSRSYCIGLRHSDYELLITTILAIEGSLRVKELVTDIVNGPYMTSDQNNQKIAKQLFKSQKYFYEHPIKYNF